One window of the Populus trichocarpa isolate Nisqually-1 chromosome 9, P.trichocarpa_v4.1, whole genome shotgun sequence genome contains the following:
- the LOC18101949 gene encoding LOW QUALITY PROTEIN: pheophorbide a oxygenase, chloroplastic (The sequence of the model RefSeq protein was modified relative to this genomic sequence to represent the inferred CDS: deleted 2 bases in 1 codon), protein MALPLSTACISKSLTRTNPTTPFNSTPFSLTKTLNTKEPTRRALKTSPLHVAAPPQSPPSLRKEEETEYGVDDESGEEVNDSKFTWKDHWYPVSSLKDLDPLLPTPFQLLVRDLVLWFDKANQEWVAFDDQCPHRLAPLSVRRIDENGHLQCSYRGWSFDGCGWCAQIPQAMPEGPEAHAVKSPRAYATRSPTMVSQGLLFVWPDENGWERAQASKPLMLPADLDKPEFSTVIIQHDLLYCYDTILENVSDPSQIDFSHHKVTGRRDRAKPLPFKVESSGSWGFAGTNDGNPRISAEFVAPCYYMNKWFQDGMNIGLQIRYMMEI, encoded by the exons atggcacTACCTCTCTCTACCGCTTGCATCTCCAAATCTTTGACACGAACTAACCCAACAACCCCCTTCAATTCCACTCCCTTTTCACTCACCAAAACCTTAAACACAAAAGAACCAACTAGAAGAGCTCTAAAGACCTCTCCTTTACATGTAGCAGCACCTCCT CAGTCACCACCATCTTTacgaaaagaagaagaaacagagtaCGGAGTTGATGATGAGAGTGGAGAGGAGGTTAATGATTCTAAATTCACTTGGAAGGATCATTGGTACCCTGTTTCTTCACTTAAGGATCTGGACCCTCTCCTGCCAACCCCATTTCAGCTTCTGGTTCGTGACCTAGTTCTTTGGTTTGATAAAGCTAATCAAGAATGGGTTGCTTTTGATGATCAATGTCCCCATAGACTTGCCCCTTTGTCAGTAA GGCGGATTGATGAAAATGGGCACCTGCAATGTTCATATCGTGGATGGTCATTTGATGGGTGTGGATGGTGCGCACAAATTCCTCAGGCTATGCCTGAAGGCCCTGAAGCTCATGCAGTCAAGTCTCCAAGAGCTTATGCTACCAGATCTCCTACAATGGTGTCCCAAGGTCTGCTCTTTGTTTGGCCAGATGAGAATGGTTGGGAAAGAGCTCAAGCCAGCAAACCCCTCAT GTTACCTGCTGACTTAGATAAACCTGAGTTCTCAACGGTGATAATTCAGCATGATTTGCTCTACTGTTATGATACCATCTTGGAGAATGTTTCTGACCCTTCGCAGATTGATTTTTCTCACCACAAG GTTACAGGAAGGAGAGATAGAGCCAAGCCTTTGCCGTTTAAGGTGGAGTCTAGTGGCTCCTGGGGCTTTGCTGGAACCAATGATGGGAACCCACGGATCAGTGCTGAGTTTGTCGCACCTTGTTACTATATGAATAA GTGGTTCCAAGATGGCATGAACATTGGACTTCAAATAAGGTATATGATGGAGATATGA
- the LOC7491177 gene encoding uncharacterized protein LOC7491177: MRRSKETGKRQSRLSSPSRPSRSGPSPPRSRKSTLSSSASTVDNLEVVSEQQSPFTTGSELFDEPRSFPYSVKQQCWEKAEKVKGRDPDRWRRDPLGNIVFRKLVGCPGCLCHDYDHIVPYSKGGKSSLENCQVLQATVNRSKGNRTELSRAELIRRSSYCRVSGRDMDFVELSAYGNVRREQESGGCRIQ; encoded by the coding sequence ATGAGGCGGAGCAAAGAGACTGGCAAAAGGCAAAGCCGCCTCTCCTCCCCATCCAGACCCTCCAGATCCGGCCCCTCTCCACCCAGGTCACGAAAATCCACGCTTAGCTCCTCCGCCTCTACTGTCGATAACCTTGAAGTGGTGAGTGAACAGCAGTCCCCATTCACTACAGGGTCTGAGCTCTTTGATGAACCAAGGAGTTTCCCTTACAGCGTGAAGCAGCAATGCTGGGAAAAGGCAGAGAAGGTCAAAGGCCGAGACCCAGATCGGTGGCGCCGCGACCCTCTTGGTAATATTGTCTTTAGAAAGCTCGTGGGTTGTCCTGGCTGCCTCTGCCATGATTATGACCACATCGTTCCCTACTCTAAGGGAGGAAAAAGCTCCCTGGAAAATTGTCAGGTTTTGCAGGCAACAGTCAATCGTTCTAAGGGAAACCGGACTGAGCTATCTAGAGCTGAGCTCATTCGAAGAAGTTCCTACTGTCGAGTTTCAGGTCGTGACATGGATTTTGTTGAACTCTCAGCCTATGGCAACGTACGTCGTGAGCAAGAATCTGGTGGTTGTAGAATCCAATGA
- the LOC7463327 gene encoding uncharacterized protein LOC7463327 produces MDPRYTGEILKHLEKQNELLTSAYNSMSHELHKLQVEEEMLMRKFYDLMAAQGLSKKKEGSNNVSDGGRTGQSTASLPNTVDISDGGIDRHPSAVVPFTATDEQM; encoded by the exons ATGGATCCTCGATACACTGGAGAGATACTCAA GCATTTAGAGAAGCAGAATGAGTTATTAACGAGCGCTTATAATTCAATGTCACATGAATTGCACAAGctccag GTAGAGGAGGAAATGCTGATGCGCAAATTTTATGATCTCATGGCTGCTCAAGGGTTAAGTAAAaag AAAGAAGGCAGCAACAATGTTTCGGATGGTGGACGAACAGGACAGTCCACTGCATCACTCCCAAATACTGTTGATATTTCTGATGGTGGCATAGATAGACACCCCAGTGCAGTAGTCCCATTTACAGCTACTGATGAACAGATGTGA
- the LOC7491175 gene encoding protein disulfide-isomerase 5-1 isoform X2, with the protein MINLNRSVSIWIVLSLFLSLFLSKAEVITLTPETFSDKVKEKDTAWFVKFCVPWCKHCKNLGTLWEEVGKAMEGEDEIEVGEVDCGASKSVCSKADIHSYPTFKLFFDGEEVAKYQGPRDVESLKAFVLDEAEKAAAKAQLGYDKDL; encoded by the exons ATGATAAATCTAAACCGTTCGGTTTCGATTTGGATCGTATTATCATTATTTCTCTCCCTCTTCCTTTCTAAAGCTGAAGTTATAACCCTAACTCCTGAGACATTCTCTGACAAG GTGAAGGAGAAAGACACGGCATGGTTTGTCAAATTTTGTGTTCCATGGTGTAAGCATTG tAAGAATTTGGGGACCTTGTGGGAAGAGGTTGGGAAGGCAATGGAGGGGGAAGATGAAATAGAGGTTGGAGAAGTGGACTGCGGCGCCAGCAAATCTGTCTGTTCTAAAGCTGATATCCACTCTTACCCTACTTTTAAGCTCTTTTTTGATGGAGAAGAAGTTGCTAAATATCAAG GGCCAAGAGATGTTGAATCTCTTAAAGCATTCGTTTTAGATGAAGCAGAAAAGGCAGCAGCTAAAGCACAGCTTGGCTATGATAAAGATTTGTGA
- the LOC7491175 gene encoding protein disulfide-isomerase 5-1 isoform X1: MINLNRSVSIWIVLSLFLSLFLSKAEVITLTPETFSDKVKEKDTAWFVKFCVPWCKHCKNLGTLWEEVGKAMEGEDEIEVGEVDCGASKSVCSKADIHSYPTFKLFFDGEEVAKYQGYGKFWCLFLMMQLQKMREVFSWSCLYFRCCLRVNTCSIKLEGS; encoded by the exons ATGATAAATCTAAACCGTTCGGTTTCGATTTGGATCGTATTATCATTATTTCTCTCCCTCTTCCTTTCTAAAGCTGAAGTTATAACCCTAACTCCTGAGACATTCTCTGACAAG GTGAAGGAGAAAGACACGGCATGGTTTGTCAAATTTTGTGTTCCATGGTGTAAGCATTG tAAGAATTTGGGGACCTTGTGGGAAGAGGTTGGGAAGGCAATGGAGGGGGAAGATGAAATAGAGGTTGGAGAAGTGGACTGCGGCGCCAGCAAATCTGTCTGTTCTAAAGCTGATATCCACTCTTACCCTACTTTTAAGCTCTTTTTTGATGGAGAAGAAGTTGCTAAATATCAAG GTTATGGAAAATTCTGGTGCCTATTTTTAATGATGCAACTGCAAAAGATGAGAGAGGTGTTTTCTTGGAGCTGCTTATATTTCAGGTGTTGCCTTAGGGTCAATACTTGTTCCATTAAGCTAGAGGGCAGCTGA